Proteins from a single region of Hydrogenimonas thermophila:
- a CDS encoding chemotaxis protein, with translation MTSKRDVLKVGTNELELVDFRILKEENGEVYEGIYGINVSKVREIIKYPKLTELPGVPDFIEGIFDLRGVVIPVVDLAKWMGIKVPENLNIQPRVIIAEFNNVLIGFVVHEAKRIRRINWNDIEPASFVSGHGVLDKSKITGVTRIENNEVLLILDLESVVEELGFYQPEIDADIKVESFSGMALILDDSATARKIVKDAMAKMGFTVIEAKDGKEGLEKLEELYNIYGDQVKNELKIIVSDVEMPLMDGFHFAARVKDDPRFNEIPIVFNSSISDHFSEQRGKDAGGEGYLVKFDANTFYTEVAKIVRSHIKN, from the coding sequence ATGACGTCAAAAAGAGATGTATTAAAGGTTGGAACCAACGAATTGGAGTTGGTGGATTTTCGTATTCTCAAAGAAGAGAATGGTGAGGTGTATGAGGGTATTTATGGTATTAACGTATCAAAAGTGCGTGAAATCATTAAATACCCTAAACTAACTGAACTTCCTGGTGTACCAGATTTTATAGAAGGAATATTTGATCTTCGTGGTGTTGTAATACCAGTGGTTGATCTGGCAAAATGGATGGGCATTAAGGTACCAGAAAATTTAAATATTCAGCCTAGAGTAATTATTGCAGAATTTAATAATGTTCTTATTGGTTTTGTTGTGCATGAAGCAAAGCGTATTAGACGAATAAACTGGAACGATATTGAACCAGCTTCTTTTGTATCTGGGCATGGAGTTTTAGATAAGAGCAAGATAACTGGTGTGACTAGAATTGAAAATAATGAAGTACTTTTAATTCTTGATCTTGAAAGTGTTGTAGAAGAGTTAGGTTTCTATCAGCCTGAAATTGATGCAGACATAAAAGTTGAAAGTTTTAGTGGTATGGCATTAATTTTAGATGACAGTGCAACTGCTAGAAAAATAGTAAAAGATGCAATGGCAAAAATGGGCTTTACCGTTATTGAAGCAAAAGATGGTAAAGAGGGGCTTGAAAAGCTTGAAGAATTATATAATATATATGGCGATCAAGTAAAAAATGAGTTGAAAATTATTGTATCAGATGTAGAAATGCCTTTAATGGATGGCTTCCACTTTGCTGCAAGAGTAAAAGATGATCCTAGGTTTAATGAAATTCCTATTGTCTTTAACTCATCTATAAGTGATCACTTTAGTGAACAAAGAGGTAAAGATGCAGGTGGTGAAGGATATTTAGTTAAATTCGATGCCAATACTTTCTATACAGAAGTAGCTAAAATTGTGCGCTCCCACATTAAGAATTAG
- a CDS encoding chemotaxis protein CheW yields the protein MSTQLEQVLKKQQQQQQAPDEADLEKEVQIVGFMVGDEEFAVPILSIQEIIKPIEYTRVPKTPGYVLGVFNLRGSVLPLVDLRMKFGLSKSKESEDTRYMVIKEDDEIAGFVIDRLTHATRIKEKNIDPAPETLNDENNLIEGVGKQENKLISILNVKALLKRDF from the coding sequence ATGAGTACACAACTTGAACAAGTACTAAAAAAACAGCAGCAACAACAACAAGCTCCTGATGAAGCTGATTTGGAAAAAGAGGTACAAATAGTAGGATTTATGGTAGGTGATGAAGAGTTTGCAGTTCCTATTTTAAGTATTCAGGAGATTATTAAACCTATTGAATATACTCGAGTACCTAAAACACCAGGGTATGTACTTGGTGTTTTCAATCTTCGCGGTAGTGTTTTACCTCTTGTTGATTTGAGAATGAAATTTGGTCTCTCAAAATCAAAAGAGAGTGAAGATACCAGATATATGGTAATTAAAGAAGATGATGAAATTGCCGGGTTTGTTATAGACAGATTGACACATGCTACACGCATTAAAGAGAAAAATATTGATCCAGCACCTGAAACACTAAATGATGAGAATAATCTCATTGAAGGTGTAGGAAAGCAGGAAAACAAACTTATCTCAATTTTAAATGTTAAAGCTCTTTTAAAAAGAGACTTTTAA
- the serB gene encoding phosphoserine phosphatase SerB: MKLAVFDFDSTLMDGETIDFLAEPLGLKEKVAIITERAMRGELDFFESLTTRVQLLEGLSIETVDTICHNLPFMPGAKETIAELKSFGYKVVVFSGGFRNATSYAKEILGFDADFSNVLHSKDGVLTGLVGGDMMFDFSKGDMLQRLQALLGITSKDTLVVGDGANDRSMFAHADTRIAFCAKDILKKEANVIIDTKDLTQILAHVS; encoded by the coding sequence ATGAAGTTAGCTGTATTTGATTTTGACTCTACTTTGATGGATGGAGAGACAATAGATTTTTTAGCTGAGCCTTTAGGTCTTAAAGAGAAGGTTGCAATTATTACAGAGCGTGCTATGCGAGGTGAATTGGACTTTTTTGAAAGCTTGACAACACGTGTACAGCTTCTAGAAGGGCTTTCTATTGAAACGGTTGATACCATCTGCCACAATCTTCCATTTATGCCAGGGGCTAAAGAGACAATTGCTGAATTAAAAAGCTTTGGGTATAAGGTAGTTGTTTTTAGCGGCGGTTTTAGAAATGCAACAAGCTATGCAAAAGAGATTCTTGGTTTTGATGCCGATTTTTCAAATGTTTTACACTCTAAAGATGGAGTGCTTACCGGTTTGGTAGGTGGTGATATGATGTTTGACTTTTCTAAGGGTGATATGTTGCAAAGACTTCAGGCTCTTTTGGGTATTACATCTAAAGATACATTGGTTGTAGGTGACGGTGCCAATGATCGCAGTATGTTTGCTCATGCTGATACTCGTATAGCTTTTTGTGCCAAAGATATATTGAAAAAAGAGGCAAATGTTATTATTGATACAAAAGATTTAACTCAGATTTTAGCACATGTCTCTTAG
- a CDS encoding hybrid sensor histidine kinase/response regulator, protein MDEFQEILEDFLIEAFEMIEQLDNDLIDLESNPEDLDLLNRIFRVAHTIKGSSSFLNFDVLTHLTHHMEDVLNKARRGELVITPEIMDVVLESTDKMKALLEHIKETGTDEGAIDVAPTVARLDAVLKGEDISSVSESQSESEQKTESQPEEESEPSSTEEKDISEMTEEEVEAEIERLLKQRQEEDRKKREAKRKAQEAGEKVEESGEKDISEMTEEEVEAEIERLLKQRQEEDRKKREAKRKAQEEAAKAQEEKKAEEAAPQAKQEVKAPSPSPSAPVKKETPKPAPAAKERKTTMEQTIRVDVKRLDDLMNLIGELVLGKNRLLKIYDDVEERYEGEQFLEELNQVVSSISLVTTDLQIAVMKTRMLPIGKVFNKFPRMVRDLSRELHKEIELVISGEETELDKSIVEEIGDPLVHIIRNSCDHGIEPPEERVAKGKPPKGTVQLKAYNEGNHIIIEIVDDGKGLNADMLKEKALEKGLISEKEAEQMSDKEAYMLIFKPGFSTAAKVTNVSGRGVGMDVVKSNIEKLNGIIEIDSEVGKGTTLKLKIPLTLAIIQSLLVSVQEEFYAVPLASVLETVRITPDEIQSVEGRSVLRLRNEVLSLVHLADIFDVERVFSMGEHAYVVIIGLAESKIGLIVDSLVGQEEIVIKSLGEYLKGIEGIAGATIRGDGRVTLIVDVGALMNMAKDVKSSIQNLEGPSDAMKEKTSPSDYNILIVDDSKTDRSIMRKALAPLGVSITEATNGVEALNLMKDGSKIFDAALVDIEMPRMDGYTLASEIRKFNKFKNIPLIAVTSRTSRSDRMRGVEVGMTEYITKPYTPEYLMNVVARNINLNVEQ, encoded by the coding sequence ATGGATGAATTTCAGGAAATATTAGAAGACTTTTTAATTGAAGCGTTCGAGATGATCGAACAGCTCGATAATGATTTGATCGATTTGGAGAGCAATCCGGAAGATTTGGATTTATTGAATCGTATTTTCCGTGTTGCTCATACTATAAAAGGTTCAAGTTCATTTTTGAATTTTGATGTATTGACTCATCTTACACATCATATGGAAGATGTATTAAATAAAGCTAGACGTGGCGAGTTGGTTATTACGCCTGAGATTATGGATGTTGTACTTGAGTCTACAGATAAGATGAAAGCTCTTTTAGAGCATATCAAAGAGACTGGAACTGATGAAGGTGCTATAGATGTTGCACCTACTGTAGCAAGACTTGATGCGGTATTAAAAGGTGAAGATATATCTTCTGTTTCTGAATCTCAGTCAGAATCTGAGCAAAAAACTGAGTCACAGCCTGAAGAAGAATCTGAACCAAGCTCTACTGAAGAGAAAGATATCTCTGAAATGACTGAAGAAGAGGTGGAAGCAGAGATAGAGAGGTTATTAAAGCAACGTCAGGAAGAGGATCGTAAAAAAAGAGAAGCTAAAAGAAAAGCCCAAGAAGCTGGTGAAAAAGTTGAAGAGAGTGGAGAGAAAGATATCTCTGAAATGACTGAAGAAGAGGTGGAAGCAGAGATAGAGAGGTTGTTGAAGCAACGTCAAGAAGAGGATCGTAAAAAGAGAGAAGCTAAACGGAAAGCTCAAGAAGAAGCAGCAAAAGCTCAAGAAGAGAAGAAGGCTGAAGAGGCAGCTCCACAAGCCAAGCAAGAGGTAAAAGCACCTTCACCATCACCTTCGGCACCAGTAAAAAAAGAGACACCTAAACCTGCTCCTGCTGCAAAAGAGAGAAAAACTACAATGGAGCAGACCATACGTGTTGATGTTAAGCGTCTTGATGACTTGATGAACCTTATTGGCGAACTTGTTCTTGGTAAAAACAGACTTCTTAAAATTTATGATGATGTAGAAGAGAGATATGAGGGTGAACAATTCCTTGAAGAGTTAAATCAAGTTGTTTCATCAATTTCACTGGTAACCACAGACCTTCAAATAGCAGTTATGAAGACCAGAATGTTGCCAATTGGTAAAGTTTTCAACAAGTTTCCAAGAATGGTACGTGACCTCTCAAGAGAGTTGCATAAAGAGATTGAACTTGTCATTAGCGGTGAAGAGACAGAACTTGATAAGTCTATTGTTGAAGAGATTGGTGATCCTCTTGTACATATTATTCGTAACTCTTGTGACCATGGTATTGAACCGCCTGAAGAGCGTGTGGCAAAAGGTAAACCACCAAAAGGTACTGTACAATTAAAAGCTTATAATGAAGGTAACCATATCATTATTGAGATTGTTGATGATGGTAAAGGCTTGAATGCAGATATGTTAAAAGAGAAAGCTTTGGAAAAAGGTTTGATCAGCGAAAAAGAGGCTGAACAAATGAGTGACAAAGAGGCATATATGCTGATTTTCAAACCAGGCTTCTCTACTGCTGCCAAAGTAACAAATGTCTCTGGCCGTGGCGTTGGTATGGATGTTGTTAAGTCAAATATTGAAAAACTAAATGGTATTATTGAGATTGATTCTGAAGTAGGTAAAGGTACAACTCTTAAACTTAAAATTCCATTGACTCTTGCAATTATTCAGTCTTTACTTGTTAGTGTTCAAGAAGAGTTTTATGCGGTACCTCTTGCTTCTGTTCTTGAAACAGTACGAATTACACCAGATGAGATACAGAGTGTTGAAGGGCGAAGTGTTCTAAGACTTAGAAATGAAGTATTGTCACTTGTTCATCTTGCTGATATTTTTGATGTAGAACGTGTCTTCAGTATGGGTGAACATGCATATGTTGTTATTATAGGTTTAGCTGAATCTAAGATTGGATTGATTGTTGATTCTCTAGTTGGTCAAGAAGAGATTGTTATTAAGTCACTTGGTGAATACCTTAAAGGTATTGAAGGTATTGCTGGTGCTACAATTCGAGGAGATGGTAGAGTCACTCTTATTGTAGATGTTGGTGCATTGATGAATATGGCAAAAGATGTGAAAAGCTCTATTCAAAACCTTGAAGGGCCAAGTGATGCAATGAAAGAGAAAACTTCGCCAAGTGATTACAATATTTTAATAGTAGATGATAGTAAAACAGATAGATCTATTATGCGTAAAGCTCTTGCACCTCTAGGTGTATCAATAACAGAAGCGACCAATGGGGTAGAAGCATTAAATCTTATGAAAGATGGAAGTAAGATTTTTGATGCGGCATTGGTAGATATTGAAATGCCAAGAATGGATGGCTACACTCTTGCAAGTGAAATTAGAAAATTCAACAAATTCAAAAACATTCCACTTATAGCGGTTACAAGTAGAACTAGTCGAAGTGATAGAATGAGAGGAGTTGAGGTTGGTATGACTGAGTATATTACCAAGCCTTATACTCCAGAGTATCTAATGAATGTAGTTGCAAGAAATATAAATCTTAATGTGGAGCAGTAA
- a CDS encoding methylenetetrahydrofolate reductase: MFEQFIEKLQDPKKSYITLETTPKHDANFIPVIDTIEKLGIADKVDGFSTTDNPLAKLKFNSIIAAMLLQQRFKKPVLATMSMRDRNKIALQSDLLGANNIDVRTILALTGDPAKISDQPAAKGVFESDSTMLLDIIKCFNAGIDFAGREFNIKPRPIYPFAVSNAFAKNPKTLLKKFTKKLEHGAIGIITQPVFDKENAQMLLELFEEAKHLSNANKGTLIIGLFPITRLKTAQFLASHVPGIHVPKRWLDILYTANQKGESEEEKRGLELSQKIYEEIKELHPKIHLMTANRFKLAKQLLDE; the protein is encoded by the coding sequence ATGTTTGAACAATTCATTGAAAAACTTCAAGATCCAAAAAAGAGCTACATTACGCTTGAAACAACACCAAAACATGATGCGAACTTTATACCGGTTATAGATACAATAGAAAAACTTGGAATTGCCGATAAAGTAGATGGTTTCAGCACTACAGATAACCCCCTGGCAAAACTGAAATTTAACTCAATTATTGCAGCAATGCTTCTTCAACAACGTTTTAAAAAACCGGTTCTAGCTACTATGAGTATGCGTGACAGAAATAAGATAGCACTACAGTCGGACCTGCTTGGGGCTAACAATATAGATGTACGTACCATTCTTGCTCTTACAGGAGACCCTGCAAAAATAAGTGATCAACCTGCGGCCAAAGGTGTCTTTGAGAGTGATAGTACAATGCTTTTGGATATCATTAAATGTTTCAATGCAGGCATAGATTTTGCCGGTCGTGAATTCAACATTAAACCTCGTCCTATCTACCCTTTTGCAGTTAGCAATGCATTTGCAAAAAACCCAAAAACATTATTGAAAAAATTTACCAAGAAACTTGAACATGGAGCAATTGGCATTATTACCCAGCCTGTTTTTGATAAAGAGAATGCACAAATGCTTCTTGAACTATTTGAAGAAGCTAAACATTTAAGCAATGCAAACAAAGGAACATTGATTATTGGTCTCTTTCCTATAACACGCCTTAAAACTGCACAATTTCTTGCTTCGCATGTACCAGGCATACATGTACCAAAAAGATGGTTAGATATACTCTATACTGCCAACCAAAAAGGTGAATCAGAAGAGGAGAAGAGAGGTTTAGAATTAAGTCAAAAGATTTATGAAGAGATAAAAGAGTTACATCCAAAAATTCACTTAATGACTGCCAACCGTTTCAAGTTGGCAAAACAACTACTAGATGAATGA